In one Pseudomonas fitomaticsae genomic region, the following are encoded:
- a CDS encoding LysR family transcriptional regulator codes for MQRHFDDLQLGSIELFCLAAECGSFTGAAQAASVTPAAVSRSVSRMEERLGVRLFARTTRSVKLTDSGRRYYEECSQALAQLVEAQREVMGQQQEPSGTLRISIPTTYAHHRILPLLPDFRARFPQVKVDMHISNRNIDFVGEGYDMAIRVRAIPDSGLIARHLEDAALVMVASPDYLKRAGTPQTLEDLEQHECIQYELPSSGRRITWLFYDEDAPREILAEGSFCCSDDVLGGVTLARHGAGLFQTYRFIVEKELADGSLIEVLKPYSGRSRPFTLLYPQNRHMPLRVRAFIDFLVERLPH; via the coding sequence ATGCAGCGACACTTCGACGATCTTCAGCTGGGCAGCATCGAGTTGTTTTGCCTGGCCGCCGAGTGCGGCAGTTTCACTGGTGCTGCGCAGGCGGCTTCGGTGACGCCGGCGGCGGTGAGCCGCTCGGTATCACGCATGGAGGAACGCCTCGGTGTGCGGCTGTTTGCGCGCACCACCCGCAGCGTGAAACTGACCGACAGCGGCCGGCGCTACTACGAAGAATGCAGCCAGGCGCTGGCGCAACTGGTGGAAGCGCAACGGGAAGTCATGGGCCAGCAGCAGGAACCGTCCGGCACCCTGCGTATCAGTATTCCTACGACTTACGCCCATCATCGGATCCTGCCGCTGCTGCCGGACTTTCGCGCGCGCTTCCCGCAGGTCAAGGTCGACATGCACATCAGCAACCGCAACATCGACTTCGTCGGCGAGGGCTACGACATGGCGATCCGCGTGCGGGCGATTCCCGATTCAGGCCTGATCGCCCGGCATCTGGAGGATGCGGCGCTGGTGATGGTCGCCAGCCCCGACTATCTGAAACGCGCCGGCACGCCACAGACCCTGGAAGACCTCGAACAGCACGAGTGCATCCAGTACGAGTTGCCCAGCAGTGGGCGGCGGATCACCTGGCTGTTTTACGACGAGGACGCGCCACGGGAAATCCTCGCCGAGGGCAGTTTCTGCTGCTCGGACGATGTGCTCGGCGGCGTGACCCTGGCCAGGCACGGTGCCGGTTTGTTCCAGACCTATCGCTTCATCGTCGAAAAAGAACTGGCCGACGGCTCGCTCATAGAAGTGCTCAAACCCTACAGCGGACGCTCGCGGCCGTTCACATTGTTGTACCCGCAGAATCGCCACATGCCGCTGCGCGTCAGGGCTTTCATCGATTTTCTGGTCGAGCGATTACCGCACTGA
- a CDS encoding DMT family transporter, whose product MTVSTPLSGVNQPFKGILLIVVATFLFSSHDALSKYLSGFYPIVMVVWARYLVHTLLMAGIFLPQSGLRVLRTKRPLWQLARALCLLGTSLFFTTALLYIPLAEATAVNFLAPVLVTALSVPLLKERVTRGQWIAVVCGFIGVLIIVHPGGDLFTPAILLPFCSALFFCFYQLLTRKLAEIDSPTTSNFFAGLCNTLVMSALVPFFWQVPSLGHALLMLALGSCGMTAHLFLTQAFRHAAPALLAPFGYCQIVFAGLLGWLLFAHTPTLMTVIGIAVICCSGLAAAWQQSRR is encoded by the coding sequence ATGACCGTCAGCACTCCGCTTTCCGGCGTCAACCAACCCTTCAAGGGGATCTTGCTGATTGTCGTGGCAACTTTCCTGTTCTCCAGTCACGACGCGCTGTCGAAATACCTCTCGGGCTTTTATCCGATCGTGATGGTGGTGTGGGCACGGTATCTGGTGCACACGCTGCTGATGGCGGGGATTTTCCTGCCGCAGTCCGGGCTGCGCGTGCTGCGCACCAAACGTCCGTTGTGGCAGTTGGCGCGGGCGTTGTGCCTGTTGGGCACCAGCCTGTTTTTCACCACGGCGCTGCTGTACATCCCGCTGGCCGAAGCCACGGCGGTCAACTTTCTTGCGCCGGTGCTGGTGACGGCGCTGTCGGTGCCGTTGCTCAAGGAGCGGGTGACGCGCGGTCAGTGGATCGCGGTGGTGTGCGGGTTCATCGGTGTGCTGATCATCGTCCATCCGGGCGGTGACTTGTTCACCCCGGCGATTCTGTTGCCGTTCTGTTCGGCGCTGTTTTTCTGCTTCTATCAGTTGCTCACCCGCAAGCTCGCGGAAATCGACAGCCCGACCACCAGCAACTTTTTCGCCGGGTTGTGCAACACGCTGGTGATGAGTGCGCTGGTGCCGTTCTTCTGGCAGGTGCCGAGCCTGGGGCATGCGCTGTTGATGCTGGCGTTGGGCAGTTGCGGGATGACCGCGCACCTGTTTCTGACCCAGGCGTTCCGCCATGCCGCACCGGCGTTGCTGGCGCCGTTCGGTTATTGCCAGATCGTGTTTGCGGGGCTGTTGGGCTGGTTGCTGTTTGCTCACACGCCGACCCTGATGACAGTGATCGGGATTGCGGTGATCTGTTGCAGCGGGCTGGCGGCAGCGTGGCAGCAGAGCCGGCGCTGA
- a CDS encoding TetR/AcrR family transcriptional regulator: MTMTSELSAAPDLPAVEPRKSRKNNPEKTRENILQEAIVEFVQQGLSGARVDAIAERIHTSKRMIYYYFGSKEQLYVEVLEKLYGDIRSTENRLHLAELPPVEAIRRLVEFTFDHHDRNVDFVRIVSIENIHNAEYVKRSDAIKAMNNTILDSLGEILRRGADEGVFRAGLDALDVHLLISSFCFYRVSNRHTFGEIFQIDLPDESIKQRHREMICESVLRYLQA; this comes from the coding sequence ATGACGATGACTTCAGAACTTTCCGCAGCCCCCGATCTACCAGCGGTAGAGCCGCGCAAAAGTCGCAAGAACAACCCGGAAAAGACCCGCGAGAATATCCTGCAGGAGGCGATCGTCGAGTTCGTCCAGCAGGGTCTGTCCGGTGCTCGCGTGGACGCGATCGCCGAGCGTATTCACACCTCCAAGCGCATGATCTATTACTACTTCGGCAGCAAGGAGCAGTTGTACGTCGAGGTGCTGGAGAAGCTCTACGGCGATATCCGCAGCACCGAGAACCGCCTGCACCTGGCCGAATTGCCGCCGGTGGAAGCGATCCGGCGTCTGGTGGAATTCACCTTCGACCACCACGATCGCAACGTCGATTTCGTGCGGATCGTCAGCATCGAAAACATCCACAACGCCGAGTATGTGAAGCGTTCCGACGCGATCAAGGCGATGAACAACACCATCCTCGATTCCCTGGGCGAGATTCTGCGTCGCGGTGCCGATGAAGGGGTGTTCCGCGCCGGACTCGACGCGCTGGACGTGCATCTGCTGATCAGTTCGTTTTGCTTCTATCGCGTATCGAACCGCCACACGTTCGGTGAGATCTTTCAGATCGACCTGCCGGACGAAAGCATCAAGCAGCGTCATCGCGAGATGATTTGCGAGTCGGTGCTGCGTTACTTGCAGGCGTGA
- the quiC gene encoding 3-dehydroshikimate dehydratase QuiC, with product MQRSIATVSLSGTLPEKLEAIAAAGFDGVEIFENDLLYYDGSPREIRQMCADLGIAITLFQPFRDFEGCRRDRLDRNLERAERKFDLMQELGTDLVLVCSNASPDSIGDQQILIDDLRLLAERAGARGLRIGYEALAWGRHVNTYQQVWDIVRQADHPALGVLLDSFHTLSLKGDPRAIAEIPGDKIFFVQMADAPILAMDVLEWSRHFRCFPGQGEFDLPGFLAPIIQSGYTGPLSLEIFNDGFRAAPPRANAADGLRSLLYLEEKTRQRLEQEIRPVDNREILFETPKASEYNGIEFLEFAVDESLGAKLSNWLERLGFVRAGQHRSKSVSLLRQGDINLILNSEPYSFGHSFFEAHGPSLCATAVRVKDSASALARAVAYKGQPYRGLVGPNELELAAVRAPDGSLIYLVDQEADVYGTDFNLLPDAVARGGLKRIDHMAMALPADSLDSWVLFYKSLLDFEADDEVVLPDPYGLVKSRALRSRDSSIRLPLNISENRNTAISHALSSYRGSGVHHIAFDCDDIFAEVSRAKEAGVPLLDIPLNYYDDLAARFDFDDEFLSELAYYNVLYDRDAQGGELFHVYTEPFEGRFFFEIIQRKNGYAGYGAANVAVRLAAMAKSRSGAVRQAKL from the coding sequence ATGCAGCGATCCATTGCCACCGTTTCCTTGAGCGGAACCCTGCCGGAAAAACTCGAAGCCATTGCCGCCGCCGGGTTCGACGGGGTGGAGATTTTCGAGAACGATCTTCTGTATTACGACGGCAGCCCCCGGGAAATCCGGCAGATGTGCGCCGACCTCGGGATTGCCATCACCCTGTTCCAGCCGTTCCGCGATTTCGAAGGCTGCCGCCGTGATCGTCTGGACCGCAACCTGGAGCGGGCCGAGCGCAAGTTCGACCTGATGCAGGAACTGGGCACCGACCTGGTGCTGGTCTGCAGCAACGCCTCCCCCGACAGTATCGGCGATCAACAGATCCTCATCGACGACCTGCGCCTGCTGGCCGAGCGCGCTGGTGCCCGTGGCCTGCGCATCGGTTATGAGGCGCTGGCCTGGGGCCGTCACGTCAATACTTATCAACAGGTCTGGGACATCGTGCGTCAGGCCGATCACCCGGCCCTCGGCGTGTTGCTCGACAGCTTCCACACGTTGTCGCTGAAGGGCGATCCACGGGCGATTGCCGAGATTCCCGGCGACAAGATTTTCTTCGTGCAAATGGCCGACGCGCCGATCCTGGCGATGGACGTGCTGGAGTGGAGCCGGCATTTCCGCTGCTTCCCGGGGCAGGGCGAATTTGATCTGCCGGGCTTCCTCGCGCCGATTATCCAGAGTGGCTACACCGGACCGCTGTCACTGGAAATCTTCAACGACGGCTTCCGCGCCGCGCCGCCTCGGGCCAATGCCGCCGATGGTCTGCGTTCGCTGCTGTACCTGGAGGAGAAAACCCGCCAGCGTCTGGAGCAGGAAATCCGCCCTGTGGATAACCGCGAAATCCTCTTCGAAACGCCGAAGGCCAGCGAATACAACGGCATCGAGTTTCTTGAGTTCGCCGTGGATGAAAGCCTCGGCGCCAAGCTGTCGAACTGGCTGGAACGGCTGGGTTTCGTCAGGGCCGGACAGCATCGTTCCAAGAGCGTCAGCCTGTTGCGTCAGGGCGATATCAACCTGATCCTCAACTCCGAACCCTATTCGTTCGGCCACAGCTTTTTCGAGGCCCACGGCCCGTCGCTGTGCGCCACCGCCGTGCGGGTCAAGGACAGCGCCAGTGCGCTGGCTCGCGCCGTCGCCTATAAAGGTCAGCCGTATCGCGGACTGGTCGGCCCCAACGAGCTGGAACTGGCGGCGGTGCGCGCGCCGGACGGCAGCCTGATTTATCTGGTGGATCAGGAGGCGGATGTTTACGGTACCGACTTCAATCTGCTGCCGGACGCGGTAGCGCGTGGCGGCCTCAAGCGCATCGACCACATGGCCATGGCGCTGCCGGCAGACAGCCTCGACAGTTGGGTGCTGTTCTACAAGAGCCTGCTGGATTTTGAGGCCGATGACGAAGTGGTGCTGCCGGATCCGTATGGCTTGGTGAAAAGCCGCGCGCTGCGTAGCCGCGACAGTTCGATCCGTCTGCCGCTGAACATTTCCGAGAACCGCAACACCGCGATTTCACACGCGCTGTCGAGTTATCGCGGCTCCGGTGTGCATCACATCGCCTTCGATTGCGACGATATCTTCGCCGAAGTCAGTCGGGCGAAGGAGGCGGGCGTGCCGCTGCTGGATATTCCGCTCAACTATTACGACGACCTGGCGGCGCGCTTCGATTTCGATGACGAATTCCTCAGCGAGCTGGCGTACTACAACGTGCTGTACGACCGCGATGCGCAGGGCGGCGAGTTGTTCCACGTCTATACCGAGCCGTTCGAGGGGCGCTTCTTCTTCGAGATCATCCAGCGCAAGAACGGTTACGCCGGTTATGGCGCGGCCAACGTCGCGGTGCGGCTGGCGGCGATGGCCAAATCACGCAGTGGCGCGGTTCGCCAGGCGAAGTTGTAG
- the aroQ gene encoding type II 3-dehydroquinate dehydratase, with product MPPIVLVLNGPNLNLLGTREPATYGHETLADISALCGRAAEEFGLAVEFRQTNHEGELLDWIHGARQRCAGIVINPAAWTHTSVAIRDALVASELPVIEVHLSNVHAREPFRHHSFVSAIATAVMCGFGSHGYRLALEHFSQRLKG from the coding sequence ATGCCCCCTATCGTTCTGGTGCTCAACGGCCCGAACCTGAACCTGCTCGGCACCCGTGAACCGGCGACCTACGGTCACGAAACCCTGGCCGACATTTCTGCCCTGTGCGGGCGCGCCGCCGAAGAGTTCGGCCTGGCCGTGGAGTTTCGCCAGACCAACCACGAAGGCGAACTGCTCGACTGGATTCACGGCGCCCGTCAGCGCTGCGCCGGCATCGTGATCAATCCGGCCGCCTGGACTCACACCTCGGTAGCGATCCGCGACGCCCTCGTCGCCAGCGAATTGCCGGTGATCGAAGTGCACCTGTCCAACGTCCACGCCCGAGAGCCGTTCCGTCACCACTCGTTCGTCTCGGCCATCGCCACGGCGGTGATGTGCGGCTTCGGCAGCCACGGCTATCGCCTGGCTCTGGAACATTTCAGCCAGCGGCTGAAGGGGTGA
- a CDS encoding shikimate dehydrogenase, with protein sequence MNRNNVILAGLIGAGIQASRTPALHEHEGDEQGLRYLYRLIDLDQLQLDSNALPDLLLAAERMNYTGLNITFPCKQAIIPLLDELSEEARGIGAVNTVVLKDGKRVGHNTDCLGFAEGFRRGLPDVARERVVQMGAGGAGAAVAHALLSEGVQQLSIFDVDVERAESLANNLNQHFGAGRAVAGHDLASTLSQANGLVNTTPMGMAKLPGMPVPTELLRPELWVAEIVYFPLETELLRNARALGCRTLDGGNMAVFQAVKAFELFSGRVPDAQRMLAHFQSMNG encoded by the coding sequence ATGAACCGCAACAACGTGATACTCGCCGGGCTGATCGGCGCCGGCATCCAGGCCTCCCGCACCCCGGCGCTGCATGAACACGAAGGCGACGAACAGGGTCTGCGTTACCTGTACCGCTTGATCGATCTCGATCAACTGCAACTGGACAGCAACGCCCTGCCCGACCTGCTGCTGGCCGCCGAACGCATGAACTACACCGGGCTGAACATCACCTTCCCGTGCAAGCAGGCAATCATTCCGCTGCTCGATGAGTTGTCTGAGGAAGCCCGGGGCATCGGCGCCGTGAACACGGTAGTGCTGAAGGACGGCAAACGCGTCGGACACAACACCGATTGCCTGGGTTTCGCCGAAGGTTTTCGTCGCGGCCTGCCAGACGTCGCCCGCGAACGTGTAGTCCAGATGGGCGCTGGCGGCGCAGGCGCGGCAGTGGCCCACGCCTTGTTGAGCGAAGGCGTACAGCAACTGAGCATTTTTGATGTGGACGTGGAGCGCGCCGAAAGTCTGGCCAACAACCTCAACCAGCATTTCGGCGCTGGCCGCGCGGTTGCCGGGCATGATCTGGCGAGCACGCTGAGTCAGGCGAATGGCCTGGTGAATACCACGCCGATGGGCATGGCCAAATTGCCAGGCATGCCCGTGCCGACGGAATTGCTGCGCCCCGAGCTGTGGGTGGCGGAGATCGTGTATTTCCCGCTGGAAACCGAACTGCTGCGCAACGCCCGCGCCCTGGGTTGCCGAACCCTGGACGGCGGCAACATGGCGGTGTTTCAGGCGGTGAAGGCGTTTGAGCTGTTCAGTGGCAGAGTGCCGGATGCGCAGCGAATGCTCGCGCATTTTCAAAGCATGAATGGATAA
- a CDS encoding sugar phosphate isomerase/epimerase family protein — protein sequence MSERILSLASLTVLELSPPDMVEVAARAGYSHIGLRLEPATPEEYHFPLVADGDLRRQTLARLRDTGIGVLDVEILRLKPQTVVADFEKLLSVGAEFGASELLVAGNDPDEQRLTDNFAALCDLAAPYGLHPHLEFMPWTDARNLEQALRIVDNAGRENGAVLVDAFHFDRSGSRLEDLAGVPASRLRYAQLCDVAGPRPTDMAEILRQARNERRFPGEGDCDLIGLLRSLAANLPLSLEIPTVKLLEQGVSGLQRAQMAIDRTRELLARL from the coding sequence ATGAGCGAACGAATTCTGTCCCTGGCCAGCCTGACCGTGCTGGAGTTGTCGCCACCCGACATGGTCGAGGTCGCCGCTCGTGCCGGTTACAGCCATATCGGCCTGCGCCTGGAACCGGCGACACCCGAGGAATATCACTTCCCGTTGGTAGCCGATGGCGATTTGCGGCGTCAGACACTGGCGCGTTTGCGTGACACCGGAATCGGCGTGCTCGACGTGGAAATCCTGCGTTTGAAACCGCAGACAGTGGTCGCGGATTTCGAGAAGCTGCTTAGCGTCGGTGCGGAGTTCGGTGCCAGTGAATTACTGGTCGCCGGCAATGATCCTGACGAACAGCGGCTCACCGATAATTTTGCGGCACTCTGCGATCTGGCCGCGCCCTACGGTTTGCATCCGCATCTGGAGTTCATGCCGTGGACCGATGCGCGCAATCTCGAACAGGCGTTGCGCATCGTCGACAACGCCGGGCGCGAAAACGGGGCGGTATTGGTCGACGCGTTTCACTTCGACCGTTCCGGATCGCGGCTGGAAGACCTGGCCGGTGTGCCGGCCTCACGGTTGCGCTACGCACAGTTGTGCGATGTTGCCGGGCCGAGGCCGACGGACATGGCCGAGATCTTGCGTCAGGCCCGCAATGAACGACGGTTTCCCGGCGAGGGCGATTGTGACTTGATCGGCTTGTTGCGCAGTCTTGCGGCTAACCTTCCCCTGAGTCTGGAAATTCCCACGGTCAAATTGCTGGAGCAAGGCGTGAGTGGTTTGCAGCGGGCGCAAATGGCGATCGACCGGACACGGGAATTGTTGGCCCGGCTTTAA
- a CDS encoding Gfo/Idh/MocA family protein: MNPPLRIALIGAGNMGQQHYRHLKHLTEATLCAVADPGPQAPAMAAEWGVAYFADHRQMLEQTRPDAVIVANPNNQHVRTALDCLAAGVPVLLEKPVGVNLDEARELVAAVKRSGVPVLVGHHRRHNPLIVRAHELVKEGALGRLTLVTALFQLRKPDQYFETAWRREAGAGMLLTNLIHDLDLLRHLCGEVHSVQAITDRAVRGFANEDSAAILLQFDGGALGSLTGSDAVAAPWSWELNSGENPAYPRQADQPCYLLAGTAGALSIPQLKRWHYRVDQLDAGWHEPLLAVDEPFTPDEALRLQLQHFVRVARREVEPLVSAADAARTLALVEAIREAAASGRATAPAQIEA, from the coding sequence TTGAACCCGCCCCTTCGAATCGCCCTGATCGGCGCCGGTAACATGGGCCAGCAACATTATCGGCACCTGAAACATCTCACTGAGGCCACGTTATGCGCCGTGGCCGATCCCGGTCCTCAGGCACCGGCCATGGCGGCGGAGTGGGGTGTGGCGTATTTCGCCGATCACCGTCAGATGCTGGAGCAAACCCGGCCAGACGCAGTGATCGTCGCCAATCCGAATAATCAGCACGTCCGCACCGCGCTGGATTGCCTCGCCGCTGGTGTTCCGGTGTTACTGGAAAAACCGGTGGGCGTAAACCTGGATGAAGCGCGGGAACTGGTGGCAGCGGTGAAGCGCAGCGGCGTGCCGGTGTTGGTCGGCCATCATCGGCGGCACAATCCGCTGATCGTGCGAGCCCATGAGTTGGTCAAGGAGGGAGCATTGGGACGGCTGACGCTGGTAACTGCGTTGTTCCAGCTGCGCAAGCCTGACCAGTATTTCGAAACGGCGTGGCGGCGCGAAGCCGGTGCCGGAATGCTGCTGACCAATTTGATCCACGACCTCGACCTGCTGCGTCATCTGTGCGGCGAAGTGCATTCGGTGCAGGCGATCACCGACCGTGCGGTACGCGGTTTCGCCAATGAAGACAGCGCGGCGATCCTGCTGCAATTCGACGGCGGAGCGCTGGGCAGCCTGACCGGTTCCGACGCGGTGGCGGCGCCGTGGAGCTGGGAGTTGAACTCAGGGGAGAACCCGGCCTATCCGCGCCAAGCCGATCAGCCTTGCTACTTGCTGGCGGGAACGGCCGGGGCCTTGAGCATTCCGCAGCTCAAGCGATGGCATTACCGCGTCGATCAGCTGGACGCCGGTTGGCATGAGCCGTTGCTGGCGGTCGATGAACCGTTCACGCCTGACGAAGCCCTGCGATTGCAGTTGCAGCATTTCGTCCGCGTCGCCCGGCGGGAAGTCGAACCGCTGGTGAGTGCCGCCGATGCCGCCCGCACCCTGGCGCTGGTCGAGGCCATCCGTGAAGCAGCGGCCAGCGGTCGCGCCACCGCACCTGCGCAGATCGAGGCCTGA
- a CDS encoding IclR family transcriptional regulator, translating into MAGSQIERVFSVLESLTSDPRGLPMQTLAEQLDIPKSATHRLLAELIRLGYVRQNPETLRYHLSTKLVAMGFQYLSSSGADIVQPVLDRLAQETGELVRLGVIDGERQTWIAKAQGARTGLRYDPDMGRDAPLFYTASGHAWLACMSDAEALSLVERQGAEVPADIGPNAPRSNIELLERLRVAREQGYACVEESSAVGTSAIAAVVKHPADGRVIGVLSIAGPSARMPGARLHELAPLLLTFTEELSAASLASELFV; encoded by the coding sequence ATGGCCGGCAGTCAAATCGAACGGGTTTTCAGCGTGCTGGAAAGCCTCACCAGTGATCCGCGCGGGCTGCCGATGCAGACCCTGGCCGAGCAACTGGACATTCCGAAAAGCGCGACGCACCGCCTGCTCGCCGAGCTGATCCGCCTGGGTTACGTGCGGCAGAATCCGGAGACGTTGCGCTATCACCTGTCGACCAAACTGGTTGCGATGGGCTTCCAGTACCTGTCGAGCAGCGGTGCCGACATCGTGCAGCCGGTGCTCGATCGGCTGGCTCAGGAAACCGGTGAACTGGTACGTCTGGGCGTGATCGACGGCGAGCGCCAAACCTGGATCGCCAAGGCCCAGGGTGCCCGCACCGGCCTGCGTTACGACCCGGACATGGGCCGTGATGCGCCGCTGTTCTACACCGCGTCGGGCCATGCGTGGCTGGCGTGCATGAGCGACGCCGAGGCGTTGTCGCTGGTCGAGCGCCAGGGCGCGGAAGTGCCGGCGGATATCGGGCCCAACGCGCCGCGTTCCAATATTGAACTGCTCGAACGCCTGCGCGTGGCCCGGGAACAGGGCTATGCCTGTGTGGAAGAAAGCTCGGCGGTGGGCACTTCGGCGATTGCTGCCGTGGTGAAACATCCCGCCGATGGTCGGGTGATTGGTGTGCTCAGCATTGCCGGGCCAAGTGCACGGATGCCGGGAGCGCGATTGCATGAACTGGCGCCGTTGCTGCTGACGTTCACCGAGGAGCTGTCGGCGGCCAGCCTGGCCTCGGAGTTGTTCGTCTAA
- a CDS encoding MFS transporter has product MIPSQTSRMAPAMSTATGGIGDKIRGAMAVGKTRWGMLALVFFATTLNYIDRAALGVMQPILAKEMSWTAMDYANINFWFQVGYAIGFVLQGRLIDRVGVKRVFFCAVLLWSLATGAHGLATSAVGFMVCRFILGLTEAANYPACVKTTRLWFPAGERAVATGIFNAGTNVGAMFTPMLLPLILHVWGWQAAFLCMSALGGIWLLFWGLKYFNPEDHPSVKQSELEYIQKEVEPEQARVPFSKILRMRGTWAFALAYSLTAPVFWFYLYWLPPFLNQQYNLGINVTQMGIPLIIIYVTADFGSVGGGILSSFLIGRGMNSIKARLLSMFLFACCIIGVVMAAGSANLWIAVAAISLAIGAHQAWTANIWSLVMDYTPKHMMSTVFGFGGMCAAIGGMFMTQIVGHILTVTNNNYTVLFTLIPAMYFIALTWMYFMAPRKIPTVSE; this is encoded by the coding sequence ATGATTCCTTCACAGACTTCCCGCATGGCTCCGGCCATGAGCACTGCCACGGGTGGTATCGGCGACAAGATCCGCGGCGCCATGGCCGTCGGCAAGACCCGTTGGGGCATGCTGGCGCTGGTATTTTTCGCCACCACCCTCAATTACATCGACCGCGCCGCCCTCGGCGTCATGCAGCCGATCCTCGCCAAGGAAATGAGCTGGACGGCGATGGACTACGCCAACATCAACTTCTGGTTTCAGGTCGGCTACGCGATCGGCTTCGTACTGCAAGGACGGTTGATCGACCGGGTCGGCGTCAAACGCGTGTTCTTCTGCGCGGTGCTGCTCTGGAGCCTGGCCACCGGCGCCCACGGCCTGGCGACCTCGGCGGTGGGCTTCATGGTCTGCCGGTTCATTCTCGGCCTGACTGAAGCGGCGAACTATCCGGCCTGCGTGAAGACCACGCGCCTGTGGTTCCCGGCCGGCGAGCGCGCCGTGGCCACCGGCATCTTCAACGCCGGCACCAACGTCGGTGCGATGTTCACCCCGATGCTGCTGCCGCTGATCCTTCACGTGTGGGGCTGGCAGGCTGCGTTCCTGTGCATGTCGGCACTGGGCGGGATCTGGCTGCTGTTCTGGGGCCTGAAGTATTTCAACCCGGAAGATCACCCGAGCGTCAAACAGTCGGAGCTGGAATACATCCAGAAAGAAGTCGAACCGGAACAGGCCCGCGTGCCGTTCTCGAAAATCCTGCGCATGCGCGGCACCTGGGCCTTCGCCCTCGCCTACTCGCTGACCGCGCCGGTGTTCTGGTTCTACCTGTACTGGCTGCCGCCGTTTCTCAATCAGCAATACAACCTGGGCATCAACGTCACCCAGATGGGCATTCCGCTGATCATCATCTACGTCACCGCCGACTTCGGCAGCGTGGGCGGCGGGATTCTGTCTTCGTTCCTGATCGGTCGCGGCATGAACTCGATCAAGGCACGGCTGCTGTCGATGTTCCTGTTCGCCTGCTGCATCATCGGCGTGGTGATGGCCGCCGGCTCCGCCAACCTGTGGATCGCGGTTGCCGCCATCTCTCTGGCCATCGGTGCGCACCAGGCCTGGACCGCCAACATCTGGAGCCTGGTGATGGACTACACGCCCAAGCACATGATGAGCACGGTGTTCGGTTTCGGCGGCATGTGCGCGGCGATCGGCGGGATGTTCATGACCCAGATCGTCGGCCACATCCTGACTGTCACCAACAACAACTACACCGTGCTGTTCACCCTGATCCCGGCGATGTACTTCATTGCCCTGACCTGGATGTACTTCATGGCACCGCGCAAGATTCCTACCGTTAGCGAATAA